The genomic window CTCAAACTCTTAAAGCTTTCCAAGAAGCAGAAGCTTATGATGGACCTTCCATTATATTCGCTTACTCTCCTTGTATTGCACATGGTATCGATATGTCCAAGACTCAGTCTAAACAAAAAGATGCTGTTGAAGCTGGATACTGGCCACTATACAGATACAATCCTCTTAACGAAACAGGAAGCAAATTCACTTGGGAAACAAAAGAGCCTAAGGGTGACTTCCAAGACTTTATTAAGAGTGAAAATAGATACCGACAACTTAAGAAAACAGCACCTTCTGAAGCAGATAAATTGTTTGAAGAAGCTCAAGCTGATGCGAAAAACACATGGGAAACTTACAAGAAATTGGGTGAAATCCTATAATCTTTAGAGATGACCATATAAGGAGGCTGCTTAATGCAGCCTCTTTTTCTTTATAAAAAATTATAGATTGACCAAGAGGGATCCATACCATACAGTAGGACTATGACTATTAAACAAAGAAGACATAGGAACTTATTTATTAATCTTCTTCTATTTTCTGTGTTTGAAGTACTGCTATTCTACCTTCTTCAATACAAATACTACATACAGCTTAATCACTTCCTAATCTTTAGTTCGGTGAATGTACTCTACAACGGGATTATATTTATAACATTATTAAAATTTGACAGATTATTCTATTATGATAAAACGAATGAAGAAATGTCCTACATAAATCTAGCCACATTATTAACCATTTTACGATTATCTTCCTTAATATCACTTATGTATCTTGTATACCTAGCCTCTCAATATTCACTAACTCGTCTCACAGTCGTTATAACCGCTGCCATTTTTCTGACAGACTTGTTGGATGGGCAGATAGCAAGAAGAACAAATACCATAACTAAGATAGGTAAATTTCTCGATAGTACAGCTGATTATTTTGTCATATTAGCCATATCAATACTCATGTTATATTTTAGGATTATCCCTGTTTATATCTTTATACTCACTCTGGTACGCGGATTTAGCCAATTTCCTAACCTTTTTAGATATAAAATAGAGGAAGGCAAAATAATCTTTGAAACCTCGTTTCTTGGGAAGTTAAGTGTTTTTATGGTGATGTTCCTATATGGATCAGAATTGTTTATATTAACCGACCTAGGTAAAGTCCTGGAACCTTACATCTATATCTTGGAGATTACCACAGCATTTATATTGCTAATGGGGTCCGCTGACAAATTAATTATGTTTCTATTGGGAATAAAGAAAAAAAAGCAGGACGGTGTATAAAACCGTCCTTTTATTAGTTAATATTAAAATCCATAGATATCAGAGTATTTATCATTAAGATAATCTAAAAAGTACTGAGGATTCAAATTTTCCCCTGTCACTTCTTTACATAGCTCCCCTGCCTTCTTCAAGCGTCCCCATTGATGGATATTAGTGTGCAACCAATTAAGGATGATATTGAACTTTTTATCCTTTGTCAGACCAGATATAGGACCAAGCTCCTTTTCCATGGCGACTTTAAATTGAGCACTGTACAGGTTTCCCAAAGAATAAGTAGGAAAATATCCAATCAGACCAAAAGACCAATGAACATCCTGAAGAACACCTTCTGTATTATTGGAAGGGACTATACCTAATAGTTCCTCCATCTTTTCATTCCAAATACTAGGAAGATCCTGAATCTTAATAGAACCTTCAAGAAGAGCTAACTCTATTTCAAATCGAAGGATAATATGCAAGCTATACGTAACTTCATCAGCTTCTGTACGTATAAAGGAAGATTCAACCTTATTAAAGGCTTTATATAAATCATCTACAGACAAAGAGGACATATTCTCAGGAAATAAAGACTGCATTTGAGGCCAATAGGCTTCCCAAAAAGCCTTGGATCTCCCAACCATATTTTCCCAGAATCTGGATTGTGATTCATGAATCCCTAAACTAGTACCGTCACCTACAGTTGTTCCACTAATATTGTCCCCAATACCTTGTTCATAGAGAGCATGACCCGTTTCATGGATGGTACTAAATATACCACCATTAAAAAAATTCTTGTCGTATCTTGTTGTGATGCGGATATCATTTGCGCCTAATTGCGTGGTAAATGGATGGGTAGACAGATCCAGTCGACCTCTGTTGGAATCAAATCCCAGGTCCGCCATAACTTGTCGGCCAAAGGCGTCTTGTTTATCAACAGGATAGTCCAGGCGAATTAAGTCATCACTATTTTGAGGTGATTTACGGATCTTACCCAAAAGTTCTACAAGCCCCACTTTCAGTTCTCCAAAGATAGCCTTAAGTTCGTTGACTCGCATTCCCGGCTCATAATCCTCTAAAAGAGCATCATAAGGGTGTTCTTCATATCCTAAGGCTTCTGCCTTTTGTCTTGTTAGGTCCAAGACTTTTTGCAAGTAAGGAGCGAAACTTTGAAAATCATCTTCCTTTCTTGCTTTGGCCCAGGCATTTTGAGCCAAAGCTGTGGCCTTCGTCAAATCCTTAACGAGCTGACTGGACAGACGTGTTTCCTTATTATAATCTTCTTCTCTTATACCAAGAAAGGATTTTTCAAAATCATTTAATGAAGATAAATCTTTATTCGCCTGAGCGATCAATTCTGCTATCTCTGGATTTGTTTTATGTTGATGGGATAAACCAGATAGAAAAGCGGCCTGATCTGCCCTTCCTTCTACAGCCCCTTCTGGCATGTAAGTTTCCTGATCCCAACCTAGTATAGCTCCAATATCTTCAATAATTCGTGACTCTTTGTCTAATTCTATTAACTTTTTAACCGCTTCCACAGAATTCACTATATTAACTCCTTTGTATTGATCTTACCAAGAACCCAGTTCACACTTTCTTCTAAAGGCATCCCTTGATGCTGTTCACCAGTTCTAAGACGAACACTTACTTGATTCTCCGATTCCTCCCGTTCACCAAGAATGAACATATAAGGAATTTTCTCATTTTGAGCCGCCCTAATTTTAGCATTCATCCTGTTATCAGAATCATCTAATTTCACACGGATACCTGCGGCCTTTAATTGAGCTGTTACCTTCTGAGCATATTCGTTAAAGTTCTGAGCTACAGGAATCACCATGACCTGAGTAGGATTCAACCAAACAGGGAAAGCTCCTGCATATTGTTCAATCAATATCCCAATAAATCGCTCTAATGATCCCAATACAGCTCTATGGAGCATAACAGGAGAATGTTTATTGTCATCTTCCCCAATATAAGACGCATTTAGTCTATCATTAGATGGTAAGAGGTAATCCACTTGAATGGTACCGCACTGCCAATGGCGACCTAGAGCATCGACTAAGGTAAACTCTAATTTAGGACCATAGAAAGCACCTTCTCCCTCAGCAATCTCATATTCCAGGCCAGCCACTTTGCAAGCATTGGCTAATGCTCC from Spirochaeta cellobiosiphila DSM 17781 includes these protein-coding regions:
- a CDS encoding CDP-alcohol phosphatidyltransferase family protein, whose protein sequence is MTIKQRRHRNLFINLLLFSVFEVLLFYLLQYKYYIQLNHFLIFSSVNVLYNGIIFITLLKFDRLFYYDKTNEEMSYINLATLLTILRLSSLISLMYLVYLASQYSLTRLTVVITAAIFLTDLLDGQIARRTNTITKIGKFLDSTADYFVILAISILMLYFRIIPVYIFILTLVRGFSQFPNLFRYKIEEGKIIFETSFLGKLSVFMVMFLYGSELFILTDLGKVLEPYIYILEITTAFILLMGSADKLIMFLLGIKKKKQDGV
- a CDS encoding carboxypeptidase M32; amino-acid sequence: MNSVEAVKKLIELDKESRIIEDIGAILGWDQETYMPEGAVEGRADQAAFLSGLSHQHKTNPEIAELIAQANKDLSSLNDFEKSFLGIREEDYNKETRLSSQLVKDLTKATALAQNAWAKARKEDDFQSFAPYLQKVLDLTRQKAEALGYEEHPYDALLEDYEPGMRVNELKAIFGELKVGLVELLGKIRKSPQNSDDLIRLDYPVDKQDAFGRQVMADLGFDSNRGRLDLSTHPFTTQLGANDIRITTRYDKNFFNGGIFSTIHETGHALYEQGIGDNISGTTVGDGTSLGIHESQSRFWENMVGRSKAFWEAYWPQMQSLFPENMSSLSVDDLYKAFNKVESSFIRTEADEVTYSLHIILRFEIELALLEGSIKIQDLPSIWNEKMEELLGIVPSNNTEGVLQDVHWSFGLIGYFPTYSLGNLYSAQFKVAMEKELGPISGLTKDKKFNIILNWLHTNIHQWGRLKKAGELCKEVTGENLNPQYFLDYLNDKYSDIYGF